A single region of the Methanomicrobiales archaeon genome encodes:
- the moaC gene encoding cyclic pyranopterin monophosphate synthase MoaC has product MVEFSHIQSDRAQMVDITDKREVAREAVARGRIRLRPETIAAIREGSVVKGNVLATARVAAVLAVKDTARLIPFCHPIPVGGIGIEFEIGDEHVEATVTVSSHGKTGVEMEALTGVSVALLTVWDMVKSAEKDASGQYPVTRIDGIHVVEKRKGQ; this is encoded by the coding sequence ATGGTTGAGTTCAGTCATATACAGAGCGATCGTGCGCAGATGGTGGACATCACGGACAAGAGAGAGGTTGCCCGCGAAGCGGTGGCGCGGGGGAGGATTCGCCTCCGCCCCGAGACGATCGCTGCAATACGCGAGGGGAGCGTGGTGAAGGGAAACGTCCTTGCCACGGCCCGCGTGGCAGCGGTGCTGGCCGTGAAGGATACGGCCCGGCTCATCCCCTTCTGCCACCCGATCCCCGTCGGGGGGATCGGCATCGAGTTCGAGATTGGAGACGAGCACGTCGAGGCGACCGTCACGGTCTCATCCCACGGAAAGACCGGTGTCGAGATGGAGGCGCTCACGGGTGTCAGTGTCGCGCTCCTGACCGTCTGGGACATGGTGAAGTCCGCCGAGAAAGATGCCTCCGGCCAGTATCCCGTGACGAGGATCGACGGCATCCATGTGGTGGAGAAGAGGAAGGGGCAGTGA
- a CDS encoding 50S ribosomal protein L15e: MAKSMYAYVREAWKRPERSAVNELLWSRMQEWRREGSVVRIARPTRIDRARELGYKAKQGIAVARVRVRRGGRRRSRYVRGRRTAHMGMRRMTAAKSIQRIAEERASRKFPNMEVLNSYWVGQDGKQKWYEVILVDPHHPAIASDSQLAWIASPVHRGRAERGKTSAGLKGRGMRRRGVGTEKTRPSIRSHGNIGK, encoded by the coding sequence TTGGCGAAATCGATGTATGCCTACGTACGTGAGGCATGGAAACGGCCGGAGCGGAGTGCGGTGAACGAACTCCTCTGGAGCCGTATGCAGGAATGGCGTCGGGAAGGCTCCGTTGTGCGCATCGCGCGCCCGACACGGATCGACCGTGCGCGGGAGCTCGGCTACAAGGCAAAGCAGGGGATTGCCGTCGCCCGAGTGCGGGTACGCAGGGGCGGGCGGCGGAGATCGCGGTATGTTCGGGGTCGCCGCACAGCCCACATGGGAATGCGGCGAATGACTGCTGCAAAGAGCATCCAGAGAATCGCCGAAGAGCGGGCATCGAGGAAGTTTCCCAACATGGAGGTGCTGAACTCTTACTGGGTGGGACAGGACGGGAAGCAGAAGTGGTACGAGGTGATCCTGGTGGATCCGCATCATCCTGCCATCGCCAGCGATTCGCAGCTTGCCTGGATCGCATCTCCCGTCCACCGCGGGCGTGCGGAACGCGGGAAGACCAGTGCGGGGCTGAAGGGGCGGGGCATGCGCCGCCGCGGTGTGGGTACCGAGAAGACCCGCCCGAGCATCCGTTCCCACGGGAACATCGGCAAATAA
- a CDS encoding RNase P subunit p30 family protein, giving the protein MDLTDACIYPYPLGDSSVWRMALEAGELGFDSIVALDSACPYEGGVRVLRGALIQEKTVKAAIGQVRRVGSGAEVVLVEGGDLSFNRGVLSIRGIHILRQIHRTPRNAFDHIAARMAAERSVAIDIDLQPLVQGRGSVRQRALQRYADILRLQRHFRFPLTVSSSARSILDLRSPRECAALCSLFGMQESEVRAALSTVGRLLSPRGAVRVVA; this is encoded by the coding sequence ATGGACCTGACAGACGCCTGCATCTACCCTTACCCTCTCGGGGACTCTTCGGTGTGGAGGATGGCTCTCGAAGCCGGCGAACTTGGATTCGACAGCATCGTAGCCCTCGACAGCGCCTGTCCGTACGAGGGGGGCGTCCGGGTGCTGCGGGGCGCCCTGATTCAGGAGAAGACGGTGAAAGCGGCGATCGGGCAGGTGAGGCGGGTCGGGTCCGGGGCAGAGGTGGTTCTGGTAGAAGGCGGGGATCTCTCCTTCAACCGTGGGGTCCTGTCGATTCGGGGTATCCATATCCTGCGCCAGATCCATCGCACTCCCAGGAACGCCTTTGACCACATCGCCGCACGGATGGCGGCCGAACGGTCGGTGGCAATCGACATCGATCTCCAGCCCCTGGTGCAGGGCCGGGGATCGGTGCGGCAGAGAGCCCTGCAGCGGTATGCGGACATCCTCCGCCTGCAGCGGCACTTCCGGTTCCCGCTGACAGTCTCCAGCAGCGCCCGCTCCATTCTCGATCTCCGCTCACCGCGGGAGTGTGCTGCCCTCTGCTCCCTCTTCGGTATGCAGGAGAGCGAGGTGCGTGCTGCCCTCTCCACGGTGGGACGGCTGCTCTCCCCCCGGGGAGCGGTGCGGGTGGTGGCATGA
- a CDS encoding Rpp14/Pop5 family protein, which yields MKPLPPTLREKRRYILARIVPRWRIPEDARLLHLAVMEAATSLWGDAEAAQIQPAVVLLQGDCAIVRCRRGTERQLAVAMATICRIGEDAVAVRTIATSGTIRTLKERIREPPPPEQGRDVALAEKNYATYRHGRHKVDLVAKSNKSQKLLFFTQKEIEEI from the coding sequence ATGAAACCTCTCCCCCCGACCCTGAGAGAGAAGCGGCGGTACATTCTTGCCAGAATCGTTCCGCGGTGGCGCATACCGGAGGACGCCCGGCTGCTGCACCTGGCCGTGATGGAGGCGGCCACATCCCTCTGGGGGGATGCAGAGGCGGCGCAGATCCAGCCTGCGGTGGTGCTCCTGCAGGGTGACTGCGCCATCGTCCGCTGCCGGAGGGGGACGGAGCGGCAGCTCGCGGTCGCGATGGCGACCATTTGCCGGATCGGGGAGGATGCGGTCGCCGTCCGCACGATCGCCACCTCTGGAACGATCCGCACCCTCAAAGAGCGGATACGAGAGCCGCCCCCTCCCGAGCAGGGGAGAGATGTGGCACTCGCCGAAAAGAACTATGCTACCTACCGTCACGGGCGGCACAAGGTTGATTTAGTTGCGAAAAGTAATAAAAGTCAGAAGTTACTATTCTTCACCCAGAAAGAGATCGAGGAGATTTAA
- the psmA gene encoding archaeal proteasome endopeptidase complex subunit alpha — translation MQPQYQMGYDRAITVFSPDGRLYQVEYAREAVKRGTTAVGLKCRGAVALIVDKRVSTKLLEPASIEKIFKIDEHIGVASSGLVGDARSLVDRARIEAQINRVTYDEPIDVETLSKKLCDHMQLYTQFGGARPYGTALLIIGVSHGEAKLFETDPSGTLLEYKATAIGIGRPAVMKVFEEEYREDISMEDAVLLGLKALNTATEGKFDVSTVEIGLIEVDNPLFRRMTKEEVARYVEKIGE, via the coding sequence ATGCAACCGCAATACCAGATGGGATATGATAGGGCGATTACTGTATTCAGCCCCGATGGGCGTCTTTACCAGGTGGAGTATGCGCGGGAGGCCGTTAAGCGGGGTACCACCGCGGTCGGGCTGAAGTGCAGGGGAGCGGTCGCCCTGATCGTCGACAAGAGGGTCTCGACAAAGCTGCTGGAGCCGGCGTCCATCGAGAAGATCTTCAAGATCGACGAACATATCGGTGTGGCCTCCTCCGGGCTTGTGGGAGATGCGCGCTCGCTCGTCGATCGCGCGCGGATCGAGGCCCAGATCAACCGCGTCACCTACGACGAGCCGATCGACGTGGAGACGCTCAGCAAGAAACTCTGCGATCACATGCAGCTCTATACCCAGTTCGGAGGTGCACGCCCGTACGGGACGGCCCTGCTCATCATCGGTGTCAGCCACGGGGAGGCGAAGCTCTTCGAGACCGATCCGAGCGGCACCCTGCTGGAGTACAAGGCGACGGCGATCGGGATCGGTCGACCGGCGGTGATGAAAGTCTTCGAGGAGGAGTATAGGGAGGACATCTCGATGGAGGATGCGGTGCTGCTGGGCCTGAAGGCCCTCAATACCGCAACGGAGGGCAAGTTCGATGTGAGCACGGTCGAGATCGGTCTCATCGAGGTGGATAACCCGCTTTTCCGCCGAATGACCAAGGAAGAGGTCGCGAGGTACGTCGAGAAGATTGGGGAGTGA
- a CDS encoding ribosome assembly factor SBDS has protein sequence MIPLERAVVARLESHGERFEILVDPERAALVRQGRDVNIEDVVAALHVFEHASRGTKASEESLMKVFHTTDFDTVARRILQKGEIHLTAEQRRQMMAAKKLQVVNFIARNAVNPQTGLPHPPQRIEMAMEEARVNIDPFRHLDELVKETVKAIRPLLPIRFEEMRIAVRVPAEYAAKGYGELQSAATIERDEWQKDGSWIAIVRIPGGIQRDFYDLVNRITRGEGEVKILEHTT, from the coding sequence ATGATTCCTCTTGAAAGGGCGGTTGTGGCCCGTCTCGAGAGCCATGGAGAGCGTTTTGAAATTCTCGTGGATCCCGAACGGGCAGCACTGGTGCGGCAGGGCAGGGACGTGAACATCGAGGATGTGGTCGCAGCCCTCCACGTCTTCGAGCACGCCTCCCGCGGGACGAAGGCGTCGGAGGAGTCCCTGATGAAGGTATTCCACACGACCGATTTCGACACGGTTGCGCGGCGCATCCTTCAGAAGGGTGAGATTCACCTGACCGCGGAGCAGCGCCGCCAGATGATGGCTGCAAAGAAGCTACAGGTCGTCAACTTCATCGCACGCAACGCGGTGAACCCGCAGACCGGTCTGCCGCACCCGCCGCAGCGGATCGAGATGGCGATGGAGGAGGCGCGCGTCAACATCGATCCCTTCAGGCACCTGGACGAACTCGTAAAGGAGACCGTGAAAGCGATCCGCCCCCTTCTGCCCATCCGCTTCGAGGAGATGCGGATTGCGGTCAGGGTGCCGGCGGAGTACGCAGCGAAGGGGTATGGCGAACTGCAGTCCGCAGCCACCATCGAACGGGATGAGTGGCAGAAGGACGGTTCATGGATCGCGATCGTACGCATCCCGGGCGGCATCCAGAGGGATTTCTACGATCTGGTCAACCGCATCACCCGGGGCGAAGGCGAGGTCAAAATTCTCGAGCACACCACCTGA
- a CDS encoding 50S ribosomal protein L37ae: MAKKAQKAKGRISGSAGRFGPRYGRFIRKRVAEVESVQKAVHRCPNCDQTAVRRAGTGIWLCRKCGYKFAGGAYVPQTPTLRIALRTIERSMSREE, encoded by the coding sequence ATGGCCAAAAAGGCGCAGAAAGCCAAAGGCAGAATATCGGGAAGTGCAGGCCGATTCGGGCCAAGATATGGCAGATTTATACGAAAGAGGGTTGCAGAGGTCGAGAGTGTGCAGAAAGCGGTCCATCGCTGCCCCAACTGCGATCAGACGGCCGTGCGCCGTGCGGGGACCGGCATCTGGCTTTGCAGGAAATGCGGATACAAATTTGCCGGTGGCGCCTATGTGCCCCAGACGCCGACACTGCGTATCGCCCTCCGCACGATAGAGAGATCGATGTCCAGAGAGGAGTAG
- a CDS encoding DNA-directed RNA polymerase subunit P, translated as MAGAYKCARCKYKVEIDINVRCPYCGHRILYKERGAGIKAIKAR; from the coding sequence GTGGCAGGAGCCTACAAGTGCGCGCGGTGTAAGTACAAGGTGGAGATCGACATCAACGTGCGGTGCCCTTACTGTGGTCACCGCATTCTCTACAAGGAGAGGGGAGCCGGTATCAAGGCCATCAAGGCCCGATGA
- a CDS encoding KEOPS complex subunit Pcc1: MKRHTACFRFETPHAGRLYRVVLPESGGGEGSGRSSAAVALEGGALVLRVEASDISALRAALNMWLRLISVAEEMQEAARECLPPG; encoded by the coding sequence ATGAAGCGGCATACGGCCTGTTTCCGATTCGAAACCCCCCATGCCGGGAGGCTGTATCGCGTAGTTCTCCCGGAGTCTGGGGGCGGTGAGGGGAGCGGCCGCTCCTCGGCGGCGGTCGCGCTCGAAGGCGGCGCTCTCGTGCTCCGTGTTGAGGCTTCGGACATCTCTGCCCTGCGGGCAGCACTGAACATGTGGCTCCGCCTGATCAGCGTCGCCGAAGAGATGCAGGAGGCGGCG